The Ascaphus truei isolate aAscTru1 chromosome 3, aAscTru1.hap1, whole genome shotgun sequence genome includes a region encoding these proteins:
- the LHX1 gene encoding LIM/homeobox protein Lhx1 isoform X2 yields MVHCAGCERPILDRFLLNVLDRAWHVKCVQCCECKCNLTEKCFSREGKLYCKNDFFRRFGTKCAGCAQGISPSDLVRRARSKVFHLNCFTCMMCNKQLSTGEELYIIDENKFVCKEDYLNNNNNTAKENSILSDPSQDDAKDSESANISDKEAGVNENDDQNLGTKRRGPRTTIKAKQLETLKAAFAATPKPTRHIREQLAQETGLNMRVIQVWFQNRRSKERRMKQLSALGARRHAFFRSPRRMRPLVDRLEPGELIPNGPFSFYGDYQSEYYGPGSNYDFFPQGPPSSQAQTPVDLPYVPSSGPAGTPLGAMDHPIPGHHPSSDAQRFSDIMSHPPGDSPSPEPNLPGSLHSMSAEVFGQSPPFSSLSVNGGATYGNHLSHPSEMNETAVW; encoded by the exons ATGGTGCACTGTGCTGGATGCGAAAGGCCCATCCTGGACCGCTTCTTGTTGAATGTTCTGGACAGGGCTTGGCATGTGAAGTGTGTTCAGTGCTGTGAATGTAAATGCAACTTAACAGAAAAATGTTTCTCTAGAGAAGGCAAGCTTTACTGTAAAAACGACTTCTTCAG GCGTTTTGGTACCAAGTGTGCAGGCTGTGCACAGGGAATCTCCCCCAGTGACCTGGTCAGAAGGGCAAGGAGCAAAGTGTTCCACTTGAACTGTTTTACATGTATGATGTGTAACAAACAGCTCTCCACTGGAGAGGAACTCTATATCATTGATGAGAACAAGTTCGTCTGCAAAGAAGATTACCTAAATAACAACAACAATACTGCCAAAGAAAACAGCATTCTCTCAG ACCCTTCTCAAGATGACGCAAAGGACTCTGAAAGCGCTAACATCTCAGATAAGGAGGCTGGAGTTAACGAAAACGATGACCAGAACCTGGGGACAAAGAGGAGAGGACCCCGCACCACTATCAAAGCCAAACAGCTGGAGACTCTGAAAGCTGCATTTGCAGCTACACCTAAACCAACCAGGCACATCAGGGAACAGCTGGCACAGGAAACTGGACTCAACATGCGAGTGATACAG GTGTGGTTCCAGAATCGACGCTCCAAAGAGAGGAGGATGAAGCAGCTGAGTGCACTGGGTGCCCGCAGGCATGCGTTCTTCAGAAGTCCCCGCAGGATGAGGCCATTGGTGGACAGGCTGGAGCCAGGAGAGCTGATCCCCAATGGACCCTTCTCTTTCTATGGAG acTACCAGAGCGAGTATTATGGCCCAGGAAGCAACTATGACTTCTTCCCTCAAGGACCCCCTTCATCTCAAGCTCAGACTCCAGTAGATCTGCCATATGTACCGTCATCTGGACCAGCAGGGACTCCACTTGGTGCAATGGATCACCCTATACCTGGACACCACCCTTCTAGTGATGCTCAGCGCTTCAGTGACATAATGTCCCATCCTCCAGGAGACTCCCCAAGCCCAGAGCCCAACCTACCAGGCTCCTTGCACTCCATGTCTGCAGAAGTGTTTGGTCAAAGTCCTCCCTTTTCTTCATTGTCCGTCAATGGAGGTGCAACTTATGGCAACCATTTGTCACACCCATCAGAAATGAATGAAACGGCTGTGTGGTAG
- the LHX1 gene encoding LIM/homeobox protein Lhx1 isoform X1, with amino-acid sequence MVHCAGCERPILDRFLLNVLDRAWHVKCVQCCECKCNLTEKCFSREGKLYCKNDFFRRFGTKCAGCAQGISPSDLVRRARSKVFHLNCFTCMMCNKQLSTGEELYIIDENKFVCKEDYLNNNNNTAKENSILSVTTGSDPSLSPDSQDPSQDDAKDSESANISDKEAGVNENDDQNLGTKRRGPRTTIKAKQLETLKAAFAATPKPTRHIREQLAQETGLNMRVIQVWFQNRRSKERRMKQLSALGARRHAFFRSPRRMRPLVDRLEPGELIPNGPFSFYGDYQSEYYGPGSNYDFFPQGPPSSQAQTPVDLPYVPSSGPAGTPLGAMDHPIPGHHPSSDAQRFSDIMSHPPGDSPSPEPNLPGSLHSMSAEVFGQSPPFSSLSVNGGATYGNHLSHPSEMNETAVW; translated from the exons ATGGTGCACTGTGCTGGATGCGAAAGGCCCATCCTGGACCGCTTCTTGTTGAATGTTCTGGACAGGGCTTGGCATGTGAAGTGTGTTCAGTGCTGTGAATGTAAATGCAACTTAACAGAAAAATGTTTCTCTAGAGAAGGCAAGCTTTACTGTAAAAACGACTTCTTCAG GCGTTTTGGTACCAAGTGTGCAGGCTGTGCACAGGGAATCTCCCCCAGTGACCTGGTCAGAAGGGCAAGGAGCAAAGTGTTCCACTTGAACTGTTTTACATGTATGATGTGTAACAAACAGCTCTCCACTGGAGAGGAACTCTATATCATTGATGAGAACAAGTTCGTCTGCAAAGAAGATTACCTAAATAACAACAACAATACTGCCAAAGAAAACAGCATTCTCTCAG TAACAACAGGCAGTGACCCCAGTTTATCTCCTGACTCCCAAGACCCTTCTCAAGATGACGCAAAGGACTCTGAAAGCGCTAACATCTCAGATAAGGAGGCTGGAGTTAACGAAAACGATGACCAGAACCTGGGGACAAAGAGGAGAGGACCCCGCACCACTATCAAAGCCAAACAGCTGGAGACTCTGAAAGCTGCATTTGCAGCTACACCTAAACCAACCAGGCACATCAGGGAACAGCTGGCACAGGAAACTGGACTCAACATGCGAGTGATACAG GTGTGGTTCCAGAATCGACGCTCCAAAGAGAGGAGGATGAAGCAGCTGAGTGCACTGGGTGCCCGCAGGCATGCGTTCTTCAGAAGTCCCCGCAGGATGAGGCCATTGGTGGACAGGCTGGAGCCAGGAGAGCTGATCCCCAATGGACCCTTCTCTTTCTATGGAG acTACCAGAGCGAGTATTATGGCCCAGGAAGCAACTATGACTTCTTCCCTCAAGGACCCCCTTCATCTCAAGCTCAGACTCCAGTAGATCTGCCATATGTACCGTCATCTGGACCAGCAGGGACTCCACTTGGTGCAATGGATCACCCTATACCTGGACACCACCCTTCTAGTGATGCTCAGCGCTTCAGTGACATAATGTCCCATCCTCCAGGAGACTCCCCAAGCCCAGAGCCCAACCTACCAGGCTCCTTGCACTCCATGTCTGCAGAAGTGTTTGGTCAAAGTCCTCCCTTTTCTTCATTGTCCGTCAATGGAGGTGCAACTTATGGCAACCATTTGTCACACCCATCAGAAATGAATGAAACGGCTGTGTGGTAG